A genomic window from Bordetella genomosp. 9 includes:
- a CDS encoding IclR family transcriptional regulator has protein sequence MAVATSTSQTVGRAIQLIRLVASSKSHNLRLIDIAEMAALDKSTAHRLLQRLVQERMLARDPGRRGYRLGPLLHELGLGALPETNVEEAAEPALRQLARTTGDMAFLSSRSGLEIVCLRRIAGNFEIQTLARNVGDRHPLGIGAAGLAILAAMNDHDADVAIEAIAPQLGRYCLTEAVLRDRIMQTRHRGYALDQGSAALDIVALGRVVRNRGGVPSAAVFVASISSRMTEMRQRMVDRHVLECVASIEAALIR, from the coding sequence GTGGCCGTCGCCACATCGACGTCGCAAACGGTGGGCCGGGCCATCCAGTTGATCCGGCTGGTCGCATCGAGCAAATCGCACAACCTGCGCCTGATCGATATCGCCGAAATGGCGGCGCTGGACAAGTCCACGGCGCACCGGCTGCTGCAACGCCTGGTGCAGGAACGGATGCTGGCGCGCGATCCGGGCCGGCGCGGCTACCGGCTGGGACCGCTGCTGCACGAACTGGGCCTGGGCGCCCTGCCGGAAACCAATGTGGAAGAAGCCGCCGAGCCCGCCTTGCGGCAACTGGCCCGCACCACCGGCGACATGGCCTTCCTGAGTAGCCGCAGCGGGCTCGAAATCGTCTGCCTGCGGCGGATAGCCGGCAACTTCGAGATCCAGACGCTGGCCCGCAACGTGGGCGACAGGCACCCCTTGGGCATAGGCGCGGCCGGCCTGGCGATCCTGGCCGCGATGAACGATCACGACGCGGACGTCGCGATCGAGGCGATTGCGCCGCAACTGGGCCGCTACTGCCTGACGGAGGCTGTCCTGCGCGACAGGATCATGCAGACCCGCCATCGCGGCTACGCGCTGGACCAAGGCAGCGCCGCGCTGGACATCGTCGCGCTGGGGCGGGTGGTGCGCAACCGCGGCGGCGTCCCCAGCGCGGCGGTTTTCGTCGCGTCCATCAGCAGCCGCATGACCGAGATGCGCCAGCGCATGGTCGACAGGCACGTCCTGGAATGCGTCGCGTCGATCGAAGCCGCGCTTATCCGTTAG
- a CDS encoding amidohydrolase family protein — MQIDIHSHVIPDRIVAAIAADPARFQARIVGEGAARKMVHDQGYVYPLFDEFHVVEAKLAAMDRKGIDISVISPAPPMFYYWADADLALHVASLVNDGVADMVARKPDRLRAMATVPMQHPDAAVAELERVVRDYGFKAVEIGTSIEGAQLAEERFRPLLRRAAELGVFVFAHPYYVGAKSGLENYYLTNLIGNPLDTTVMLANLMFSGRLDELPDLRIVLAHGGGFAPYQIGRLVHGHAVRAETHGVSKSSPKDLLKRIYFDSLVFDPQALRYLIDLVGADHVCVGTDAPFDMADDDPAATLDAVPRMTPMERRCVCCGTALKLLREA; from the coding sequence ATGCAGATCGATATCCACAGCCACGTCATTCCCGATCGCATCGTCGCGGCGATCGCGGCCGACCCCGCGCGCTTCCAGGCGCGGATCGTGGGGGAAGGCGCCGCCCGCAAGATGGTCCATGACCAGGGCTACGTCTACCCGCTGTTCGACGAATTCCACGTCGTCGAAGCCAAGCTCGCGGCGATGGATCGCAAGGGCATCGATATCTCGGTGATCTCGCCCGCGCCGCCGATGTTCTATTACTGGGCGGACGCCGACCTGGCGCTGCACGTTGCCAGCCTGGTCAATGACGGCGTCGCCGACATGGTGGCGCGCAAGCCCGACCGGCTGCGCGCCATGGCCACCGTGCCGATGCAGCATCCCGACGCCGCGGTGGCCGAACTGGAGCGCGTCGTGCGGGATTACGGCTTCAAGGCGGTGGAGATCGGCACCTCCATCGAAGGCGCCCAGCTTGCCGAGGAACGCTTCCGGCCCTTGCTGCGGCGCGCCGCCGAACTGGGCGTCTTCGTCTTCGCGCATCCGTACTACGTCGGCGCCAAGAGCGGCCTGGAAAACTACTACCTGACGAACCTGATCGGCAATCCGCTGGATACGACCGTCATGCTGGCCAACCTGATGTTCTCGGGCCGCCTGGACGAGCTGCCCGACCTGCGCATCGTGCTGGCCCATGGCGGCGGCTTCGCGCCCTACCAGATCGGCCGGCTGGTGCACGGCCACGCGGTGCGCGCCGAGACGCATGGCGTCAGCAAATCGTCGCCCAAGGATCTGTTGAAGCGCATTTACTTCGACAGCCTGGTGTTCGATCCGCAGGCGCTGCGGTATCTTATCGATCTGGTCGGCGCCGATCATGTCTGCGTTGGCACCGACGCGCCGTTCGACATGGCCGATGACGATCCCGCGGCCACCCTGGACGCGGTGCCGCGCATGACGCCCATGGAGCGACGATGCGTGTGTTGCGGCACGGCGTTGAAGCTGCTGCGCGAAGCGTGA
- a CDS encoding LVIVD repeat-containing protein, whose translation MAKIDDQALASGGQAQAERIEGVMPGGGTVPFRLPAGALNYLDKNQYLSNMEVIDFFPSIKLTIFGDEHSCMWAKGERRLIAFEGGWVDITDPRKASVIPEEKLSTFQSCVYNEKLGKWIRVVAHQMPLTPGTMQYPRGKYHEEYADKAKRHAGFRGIKTYDVTNPEKTVLLNEFETGSTGHGVHLPFYDGGKYAYLACGWDDQLRMESTERVYSNGLMIVDMSDPAKVKEVSRWWAPGQRLDEEDYYRATYPFAGDQSSWTCNRTPCIVPVRVEDGGTVGYGGWGHFGMYVHDLSDIRNPKVYGKVTHPLEAIGGIPYHHVVPVTADPKRYPQLQKLVIAIPESLESDCREPFHTSYVVDVKDPAHPRIIGLFPRPMPHPDAPYKDFAMARGRFSSRVMQHWIAPGQARPDIVALSYLNAGLRLFDISDPTTPKEVAYFVPARDGDIHDYMSWRRGTSEAVFIEWDRKLIWLSTHAGLYLLSAPFLGEPVLKPMAVEQWSVPHVNVGWEG comes from the coding sequence ATGGCGAAAATCGACGACCAGGCACTTGCTTCAGGCGGCCAGGCCCAAGCCGAACGCATCGAAGGCGTCATGCCGGGCGGGGGGACCGTACCCTTCCGGCTGCCCGCCGGCGCCCTGAACTACCTGGACAAGAACCAGTACCTTTCCAATATGGAGGTCATCGACTTCTTTCCGTCGATCAAGCTGACGATCTTCGGGGACGAGCATTCCTGCATGTGGGCCAAGGGCGAGCGCCGCCTGATCGCCTTCGAAGGCGGCTGGGTCGACATCACGGACCCGCGCAAGGCAAGCGTCATTCCGGAAGAGAAACTGTCGACCTTCCAGAGCTGCGTCTACAACGAAAAGCTCGGGAAATGGATACGCGTCGTCGCGCACCAGATGCCGCTGACCCCGGGCACGATGCAATACCCGCGCGGCAAATACCACGAGGAATATGCCGACAAGGCAAAGCGCCACGCGGGCTTTCGGGGCATCAAGACGTATGACGTCACCAATCCCGAAAAGACCGTGTTGCTGAACGAGTTCGAAACAGGCAGCACCGGCCATGGGGTACACCTGCCCTTCTACGATGGCGGCAAGTACGCCTACCTGGCCTGCGGCTGGGACGATCAGCTGCGCATGGAAAGCACCGAGCGCGTCTACAGCAACGGACTCATGATCGTCGATATGTCCGACCCCGCCAAGGTCAAGGAAGTGTCGCGCTGGTGGGCGCCGGGCCAGCGGCTGGACGAAGAGGACTACTACCGCGCCACCTACCCCTTCGCCGGCGACCAGAGTTCCTGGACCTGCAACCGCACGCCCTGCATCGTCCCTGTCCGCGTCGAGGACGGCGGCACCGTCGGCTACGGCGGCTGGGGCCATTTCGGCATGTACGTCCATGATCTTTCCGACATCCGCAATCCCAAGGTGTACGGCAAGGTGACGCATCCCTTGGAAGCCATCGGCGGCATTCCGTATCACCACGTCGTGCCCGTCACCGCCGACCCCAAGCGCTATCCGCAGTTGCAGAAGCTGGTGATCGCCATACCGGAGTCGCTGGAGTCCGACTGCCGCGAACCTTTCCATACCAGCTATGTGGTCGATGTAAAGGATCCTGCCCATCCCCGCATCATCGGGCTGTTCCCGCGCCCCATGCCCCATCCGGATGCGCCGTACAAGGATTTCGCGATGGCGCGCGGCCGCTTCAGCTCGCGCGTCATGCAGCACTGGATCGCGCCGGGCCAGGCGCGCCCGGACATTGTGGCGCTGTCCTACCTGAATGCCGGCCTGCGTCTTTTCGACATTTCCGACCCTACCACGCCCAAGGAGGTCGCCTACTTCGTGCCGGCGCGCGACGGCGATATCCACGACTACATGAGCTGGCGCCGCGGCACGTCGGAGGCGGTCTTCATCGAATGGGATCGCAAATTGATCTGGCTGTCCACGCACGCCGGCCTGTACCTGCTGTCGGCGCCCTTCCTGGGCGAGCCGGTGCTCAAGCCCATGGCTGTCGAACAATGGTCGGTGCCGCACGTGAACGTGGGCTGGGAAGGCTAG
- a CDS encoding MFS transporter: protein MQKRHAAIAMFLILLLSYVLNAVDRTLFSVLAIEVRNAMNLSLPQVGLASTLFTLGMGLAAIPTGYLLGIRSRRSVVILGLLIFSVATLMTAYAHGLADLLAYRFISGLGEAMQATAIIAIGAIYFYRHRALVTGSVSFGYGIGAFLGPTSTAALLNAYDWKQPFIVFGMIGAVAMVMVWLWVKPWFSESRENESPANTAGNSAPYDTNETIWNPTTVTLGLAAICAGVAVYGFSGLYPTYLRNALGFTPAQAAYVMSAIGIGGFLAPLSGWLGDRLGYHKVLFLALPLGALSGGIAFTELDRSVFLHALAAGVFGVSVLSLLYSNLSAIIIESMSPAKTAQGSGMFIASYYIPAAFAGYLLAELKEVFGWTAAGIIQTSGFAILSMILVMIATTMRRKATRPSAGIELGAAGGPAHRLKA, encoded by the coding sequence ATGCAAAAACGCCACGCCGCGATTGCAATGTTCCTGATCCTGCTGCTGTCCTACGTGCTGAACGCCGTCGACCGCACCCTGTTCTCCGTCCTGGCCATCGAAGTGCGCAACGCGATGAACCTGTCGCTGCCGCAAGTCGGCCTGGCATCGACCCTGTTCACGCTGGGCATGGGATTGGCCGCGATACCGACCGGCTATCTGCTGGGCATCCGCTCGCGCAGGTCGGTGGTGATCCTGGGCCTGCTGATTTTCTCCGTGGCAACGCTGATGACCGCCTACGCCCACGGGCTGGCGGACCTGCTCGCCTACCGCTTCATTTCCGGATTGGGCGAAGCCATGCAGGCGACGGCCATCATCGCCATCGGCGCCATCTATTTCTACAGGCACCGCGCGCTGGTCACGGGATCGGTCTCGTTCGGCTACGGCATCGGCGCCTTCCTGGGACCGACCAGCACCGCCGCGCTGTTGAACGCATACGACTGGAAGCAGCCGTTCATCGTCTTCGGCATGATAGGCGCCGTCGCGATGGTGATGGTCTGGTTGTGGGTCAAGCCATGGTTCAGCGAGAGCCGTGAAAACGAGTCGCCGGCCAATACCGCGGGCAACAGTGCTCCCTACGACACCAACGAGACCATCTGGAACCCGACCACGGTCACGCTGGGGCTCGCCGCGATCTGCGCGGGCGTGGCGGTCTACGGCTTCTCTGGCCTGTATCCCACCTATCTGCGCAACGCACTGGGATTCACGCCCGCGCAAGCGGCCTACGTCATGAGCGCCATCGGCATCGGCGGTTTTCTCGCGCCGCTCAGCGGCTGGCTGGGCGACCGCCTGGGTTATCACAAGGTGCTGTTCCTGGCGCTGCCGCTGGGCGCCCTGTCCGGCGGCATCGCCTTCACCGAACTGGATCGCTCGGTGTTCCTGCATGCCCTGGCGGCCGGCGTGTTCGGCGTGTCGGTGCTCAGCCTGCTCTATTCCAACCTGTCCGCCATCATCATCGAATCCATGAGCCCGGCCAAGACGGCCCAGGGTTCGGGCATGTTCATCGCCAGCTACTACATCCCCGCCGCCTTCGCCGGCTATCTGCTCGCCGAGCTGAAGGAAGTGTTCGGCTGGACCGCGGCCGGCATCATCCAGACATCCGGATTCGCGATCCTTTCCATGATCCTGGTCATGATCGCCACCACGATGCGCCGCAAGGCGACGCGCCCGTCCGCCGGCATCGAACTCGGCGCGGCGGGCGGGCCGGCGCATCGGCTCAAGGCATAG
- a CDS encoding autotransporter family protein — translation MAKTKKLLKATLALSASYCGGVMAADLVVGPTDTRLIDGSASYPGGVDVNGGTLVIGSAGPGGGTTLNGNVAATAGATVGGFGAVNGDLSLTGNSRVAPGYPVGTPTGVSNGNMVVNGNLSISNAAFDFETGYAGLPITQPGTGDNITVGGNVALNNATLNVSVNTLGVNAGYYRIMSYGGTLSGNGLSLGTVSGDSLPAATIQSLTGDKQINLILGPSTTNLWNGNGLASATRAGGGDGTWTAASTNWNSPANATGALPDGAYAIFTGAAGLVTVDGGAGPVRVSGIQFATDRYRLQGAPITLVASGGNPPAIVVGDGTYASGQFVDTIDNPLQGTSGFVKTGPGSVILNADSSGLSGPILIADGALEINGKLNGPIDIGREVVLAGVGQVGTTTLYPTAVISPGNDASPIGTLTVNGNLTFGQDTIYRVHADPASSASDHIHVTGIAYLDGTVAHVGPNGSYAPRTTYNILTADGGIQGRFTGVSSDYAFLTPTLSYDPKNAFMTLTRNDVPIGSVGNTGNQGSVGGALDNEAPPANGNGAPAGSGGAGAGGTSGTSGAGGANGAAGGAGAGAAPGGGNGAVGSVAGAASGTGASQVAAAVLAMTPDQARSALNMLSGEAYASTASVLQGLGDTVRTLPMAHLRGNLDAPAVAGRPTAQLGSPSADALPGSGASPVWAQVFGNWRTFSGDGNASRVRQSDGGLFVGGDGAVGGGWRLGGAVGYIGSHSSIDDVSSRSSIDSYTATVFGGRNFQAGAGHFRFTAGAAYTWHDIDTKRDVAAGALNQQLESSYHASSTQLFSELGYNLPLGDAYTIEPFAGVAWNQLRTRAFDESGGTAALHGSADHSDVTSTTLGLRGSWQFESERAPGRLTASLGWRHAMGDVTPRQDLSFDGGSTFTVAGVPIARDAAVLGLGIEMAITRNTTAAVSYDAQFGGGNRQQAGLFKVAMRF, via the coding sequence ATGGCTAAAACGAAGAAGTTGCTCAAGGCAACGCTCGCGCTCAGCGCGTCCTATTGCGGCGGTGTCATGGCCGCCGACCTGGTGGTCGGGCCGACCGATACCAGGCTCATCGACGGCTCCGCCAGCTATCCGGGCGGGGTCGACGTCAACGGCGGCACCCTGGTGATCGGCAGCGCCGGCCCGGGAGGCGGCACCACCCTCAACGGGAATGTCGCCGCGACCGCGGGCGCCACCGTCGGGGGCTTTGGCGCGGTCAACGGCGATCTCAGCCTGACCGGCAATTCACGGGTCGCGCCGGGTTACCCCGTCGGTACGCCGACCGGGGTGTCCAACGGGAATATGGTCGTCAACGGCAACCTGTCGATCAGCAACGCCGCCTTCGACTTCGAAACCGGCTATGCCGGGCTGCCGATCACGCAGCCAGGTACCGGCGACAACATCACCGTGGGCGGCAACGTCGCCCTCAACAACGCCACGCTGAACGTCTCCGTGAATACGCTGGGGGTCAACGCCGGCTATTACCGGATCATGTCGTACGGCGGCACCTTGAGCGGCAACGGCCTGTCCCTGGGCACGGTCAGCGGCGATTCGCTGCCCGCGGCCACCATCCAATCGCTGACGGGCGACAAGCAGATCAACCTGATCCTGGGCCCCAGCACGACCAATCTCTGGAACGGCAACGGCCTGGCGTCCGCGACTCGCGCAGGCGGCGGCGACGGGACATGGACCGCCGCGAGCACGAACTGGAACAGCCCCGCCAATGCCACGGGCGCGCTGCCCGATGGCGCGTACGCCATCTTCACCGGCGCGGCCGGACTGGTGACGGTCGACGGCGGCGCCGGACCGGTCCGGGTGTCGGGCATCCAGTTCGCCACCGACCGGTATCGCCTGCAGGGCGCGCCCATCACGCTGGTCGCCAGCGGCGGCAATCCGCCGGCGATCGTGGTGGGTGACGGCACCTATGCGTCGGGCCAGTTCGTCGACACCATCGACAACCCGCTGCAGGGCACGAGCGGCTTCGTCAAGACCGGCCCCGGGTCGGTCATCCTGAACGCCGACAGCAGCGGGCTCAGCGGCCCCATCCTGATCGCCGACGGCGCCCTGGAGATCAACGGCAAGCTGAACGGCCCGATCGACATCGGCCGCGAGGTCGTGCTGGCCGGCGTGGGGCAGGTGGGCACCACCACGCTGTATCCCACCGCGGTCATCTCCCCGGGCAACGATGCGTCGCCGATCGGCACGCTGACGGTCAACGGCAACCTCACCTTCGGCCAGGACACCATCTATCGGGTGCATGCGGATCCGGCCAGCAGCGCCAGCGATCACATCCACGTGACCGGCATCGCCTACCTGGACGGCACCGTCGCGCACGTGGGGCCCAACGGCAGCTATGCGCCGCGCACGACGTACAACATCCTGACGGCGGACGGCGGCATCCAGGGCCGGTTCACCGGCGTGTCGAGCGACTATGCGTTCCTGACCCCGACGCTGAGCTACGACCCGAAGAACGCGTTCATGACGCTGACGCGCAACGACGTGCCGATCGGCAGCGTCGGCAACACGGGCAACCAGGGCAGCGTGGGCGGCGCGCTGGATAACGAAGCGCCGCCGGCCAACGGTAACGGAGCGCCTGCGGGCAGCGGCGGCGCGGGTGCTGGCGGCACCAGTGGCACCAGTGGGGCCGGTGGCGCGAATGGCGCGGCGGGCGGTGCCGGCGCGGGGGCCGCGCCGGGCGGCGGCAATGGCGCCGTCGGCTCCGTGGCCGGGGCGGCCAGCGGCACCGGCGCAAGCCAGGTCGCCGCGGCGGTTCTCGCCATGACGCCGGACCAGGCGCGGTCGGCGCTGAACATGCTTTCCGGCGAAGCCTACGCCAGCACCGCCAGCGTCTTGCAAGGCCTGGGCGATACCGTGCGCACGCTGCCGATGGCCCATCTGCGTGGCAACCTGGACGCACCGGCAGTGGCGGGACGGCCGACGGCGCAGCTGGGATCGCCATCCGCCGACGCCCTTCCCGGCAGCGGCGCGTCGCCGGTGTGGGCCCAGGTGTTCGGCAACTGGCGCACCTTCTCGGGCGACGGCAATGCGTCCCGCGTGCGGCAGTCCGACGGCGGGCTGTTCGTCGGCGGCGACGGCGCGGTCGGCGGCGGCTGGCGGCTGGGCGGCGCGGTCGGCTACATCGGCAGCCACAGTTCCATCGACGACGTGTCGTCGCGCAGCAGCATCGACAGCTACACGGCGACGGTATTCGGCGGGCGGAACTTCCAGGCTGGCGCCGGCCATTTCCGCTTCACCGCCGGCGCCGCCTACACCTGGCACGACATTGATACCAAGCGCGACGTGGCGGCGGGCGCCCTGAACCAGCAATTGGAATCGTCCTACCACGCGTCTTCGACGCAGCTGTTCAGCGAACTGGGCTACAACCTGCCGCTGGGCGACGCCTACACCATCGAGCCGTTCGCGGGCGTCGCCTGGAACCAGTTGCGCACGCGCGCCTTCGATGAATCGGGCGGCACGGCGGCCTTGCACGGCTCGGCCGACCACAGCGACGTGACCAGCACCACGCTGGGCCTGCGCGGCTCATGGCAGTTCGAATCCGAGCGCGCGCCGGGCCGCCTGACCGCATCGCTGGGTTGGCGCCACGCCATGGGTGACGTCACGCCCAGGCAGGACCTGTCTTTCGATGGCGGCAGCACCTTCACCGTGGCGGGCGTCCCGATCGCCCGCGACGCCGCGGTGCTCGGCCTGGGGATCGAGATGGCGATCACGCGCAACACGACCGCCGCCGTCAGCTACGACGCGCAGTTCGGCGGCGGCAACCGGCAGCAGGCGGGGCTGTTCAAGGTGGCCATGCGCTTCTAG
- a CDS encoding fumarylacetoacetate hydrolase family protein produces the protein MNFVTFRTATDGMPRLGAVVDDSVVALPGDMASLCASGADGFAAATRTAAAAPAADRRPLANVALLPVVPRPGKIICLGLNYADHAAEGGNNKPEYPSFFMRGPSSLTAHGAPLQRPRASTKLDFEAELAVVIGKTARHLIPANALEAVAGYSCFNDGTLRDYQRKTAQWTIGKNFDRTGAFGPWLVPASALPAGAAGLKIQSRLNGTVMQSSNTAHMLFPVEETLCLITEAITLEPGDVVIMGTPAGVGYARTPPVWMKAGDTIEIEIEGIGVLSNRIEDEM, from the coding sequence ATGAACTTCGTCACTTTCCGAACCGCCACCGACGGTATGCCCCGGTTGGGCGCCGTGGTGGATGACTCAGTCGTCGCCCTTCCCGGCGACATGGCCAGCCTGTGCGCCAGTGGCGCTGACGGCTTCGCCGCGGCGACACGGACGGCTGCCGCGGCGCCCGCCGCGGATCGCCGCCCCCTGGCCAACGTGGCGCTGCTGCCGGTGGTGCCGCGTCCCGGCAAAATCATCTGCCTGGGCCTCAACTATGCCGACCACGCCGCCGAGGGCGGCAACAACAAGCCGGAATACCCAAGCTTCTTCATGCGTGGCCCCTCGTCCCTGACGGCCCACGGCGCACCTTTGCAGCGCCCGCGCGCGTCGACGAAGCTCGACTTCGAAGCCGAGCTGGCCGTGGTCATCGGCAAGACCGCGCGCCACCTCATCCCGGCCAACGCCCTGGAAGCCGTGGCGGGTTATTCCTGCTTCAACGACGGCACGCTGCGCGACTACCAGCGCAAGACGGCGCAATGGACGATAGGCAAGAACTTCGACCGGACAGGCGCCTTCGGTCCCTGGCTGGTCCCCGCGTCGGCGCTGCCCGCCGGCGCGGCCGGCTTGAAAATCCAATCCCGCCTGAACGGGACGGTCATGCAGAGCAGCAACACCGCGCACATGCTCTTCCCGGTGGAAGAAACGCTGTGCCTCATTACCGAAGCCATCACCCTGGAACCGGGAGACGTCGTCATCATGGGGACGCCGGCCGGGGTCGGCTACGCGCGCACGCCGCCAGTGTGGATGAAGGCCGGCGACACGATCGAGATCGAAATCGAAGGGATAGGCGTACTGTCCAACCGGATCGAAGACGAAATGTGA